The nucleotide window TATTGATTAAAGCGTAAGTGTGCGGAAGAAAGGGCAGTGACTCGCAATTCTTCCTCCCCCCATCCAAAATTGGTAAAGCTGAAAGTATCTTAAAAAAGTATATCTTCATgtaaacttgcttttctttttttgtgtgtgcgtttGAGATGGTTTGAGCAAATGGAACAGCAGACCTAAGAAAAATCCATTTGTCTTGATACAGGCATTGCTTTTGAGATACAGTTTCTGAATTGTGAGTTCTGGGATTATTTAAATCTGAATAACAGGTTCTAATTGGAATCAGAAATGAAGTAAAACAACTGgcataatttttttaacatggaGACGGTAGTGGTGTAATCTTGATCCTAAGCTGTGGCCACTAGGTGATATTTTGTATTTAACCTATAAAGAAGTGTCAGTGAAATGTCACAGCAAATGTTCTTTCAATTGAAgtgagggggggggtgtgtgtatttATGCTGAGGAGGAAAACGTAGATtagtctttttcttttatgtgtgtgtgtttatatatgtgtaCACGCACACAGATACTGCACCATAGGTACCTTTTAAAGTATTTACAAATATAAATCTTGCATATATACATAAGCACATGATACTGTGCCAATGTAACAAAACAAGTTGTGAGCTGTAACTGAAGCAGGGTAAATAATTTCCACCAAGGCCCTGCAATGGCAGTGCTTAGCCTTAGGTGCTTGTTCTAGTCAAGCACGTGAATTGCTCTGAGAAGTTGTTGAGCACATCCCCTACAGCTTTGCAGCATCAGGGTCTAGCTGTATAATTATTGGTTTAATACAAACTTCTGTAAACTAAAGAGCATCCATAAGTCTTTCTGTATTTCCTCCTACTGTTTTACAGCTggtctgaatatattttttttttcttaatggtcACACAATTATGAGTGGTTGAAACAAAGCTTCTGCTTgctagtttttttttctttctgttggaaATCAATAAGAGAGACCACTTCTAAATTAGATCTGTGTATGTGTGCTATAAATAAACTTACTGTGCTTTGCTGTTCTGGAGACAGCTGCAAACCTAGGTGGCTCCTAAATTAAAAGAAGTGTGTTTTCAACATAATGACCTTTTGatcattgtttgtttttttttgtatttttgtttcttttatttgagAAGATTAGTGAGCAATTTGTTGTATTTACTCTTGTGTTGGTCACAGAAAGGAACAGAAGTATCTACCTCCTTGATTATATTTCAGAACACGAGAACTTCCAATTATGTGAACTATATTGAGAAACGGATCATTTTGGCCAGAGCTGATGGGTTTTTGTCACTGTCAAGTATGGGAGACACCAATAGTGAATTTGCCCATTGACACTGAATTTATCACTCCTTCAGTGATAGTTTTGTAGGCAAAAAAAGCTGTCAGCCTTAATCAATTTGAAGATCGGGCCTAGGATATTAATAATACGTCTTGCAAATGTTACAGAGCACTAAAGTAGCTTGCTCATTGAAAAATACCAGTTTCCTGTCTCcctctaataatttttttaatttcatgacaTTTGAGCACTCCAGTTAGTTCAGAGTGTGCAGAGTATTTGCAAAAGGACAACTGAAGTAATTTATTACAAATCTTAGACTGTAGGGAAACTGGTGGTTGGAATACACAAGGACTTTTGAACAGTGGTCTTGACCCACAGAGTGGTAGTCCTGATTTTCATCACCAACCTGCGACATCTGTTTCTCTGAGAAGTTCTTAATTGCTTGATTTTTGGCGACTGGTTGCCCTTCTGAAATGGTACCTCTTGAGATCACAGTTGGAACAAACAGTTTAGTGGGGCTGAACAGTCTAGAAGGTAGACCGGACTCAAATAGCACCTGAATATAACATGAGAAAAAGTAGAAAGCTTATGTGTTTGTCCTCTTTTTCCAGTAGCTCAATTTTGTCTCCTCATTTTCAGAGTTCGTACTGAATTTGAACTAGCACTTTTAAATGTTTGCATATTGCTAGCAGTTGGTTTCGTAAGTGGCATTTCCATGGTGTATAAAAGCCTAACTTATAAACTAGGTATTATGGCATGGCAAGAGCGTTAGCGGTAAAATTAACATGTGAATATAGCacagtttcattaaaatattcttcCCAACCTGGAAGGCAGTCCTCTGTAAGTGCCGTGTATAGAATGTGAAGTCTCAAAGTGAGGTCCCTTAAAATGTGTCAGtttcttaaactttttcttttctcttgttcaTCCCTTAGGTTGAACTTCAAGATGTCCTTTGGGAGAGATATGGAGCTGGAGCATTTTGATGAGCGTGATAAAGCGCAGCGATATGGCAGAGGGTCCCGGGTAAATGGTTTGCCCAGCCCTACTCACAGTGCCCACTGCAGCTTTTACCGAACCCGTACTCTACAGACCCTGAGTTCTGAGAAAAAAGCCAAGAAAGTTCGTTTCTATCGTAATGGAGACCGGTATTTCAAAGGGATTGTATATGCCATCTCCCCTGACCGATTTAGATCCTTTGAAGCTCTCCTGGCTGATCTGACCCGAACTCTGTCTGACAATGTGAATCTGCCCCAGGGAGTGAGAACAATCTACACGATTGATGGCTCCAAGAAGATTTCCTCATTGGACCAGCTAGTGGAAGGTCAGCAGTAAGATTTGGAAGTGTAAATTTATGTTTGAGTCAGTGTTTGTTTGTCTAATCTGTTAAGTCTTCTGCAAATAGGTAATGGTATTGTTGTTCTTATTGATAAAGAAAGGATCTTCAATGGTATAACTAGAATTGTGAATATCTTAAATTGTGCCATGAAATGTTGTTGCCTTGCTACTTATTTCCCTCTTGTTGAAAGTGTCTGACCTTCCCCTTATCTGTTAACCTAGCGTTGATAGTCCTAGATCTCAAAGATCACATCTGCTGCTTTTGAACTTGCgtatttaaaaatgtcagtgagtTAAACTCAACAAGGTCCCTGGTGCTGATGAAACCTACATGAAattcagttctgattttttttttttttttaaagtctcttggTACCTCTAGTGAAGAGTTCCAATTCTTCCCTACAAGTAAATATGCCTTAAGTAAAATATTCGCCTCTCATGGAGTGACATAAATGTAGGCAGTCTGTTAAAAGAGTAATGTTGTAGCCATGGTCAGCTGGGGTAGACTGTAAACTTTTCTCCCATGTAgcatttcccttttcctcttcctcagtccATTGGCATCCTTATGTTGTTTTTAGATAGGGCTCATGTACCTGTAGCATAATGCATTACCAGTGATTTGGTCAGAACTGGCAGGTCTTGGTCACCGGCAAACATTGGAGATGCCAGTCACTAATTTGCCCATCAACGCTGAATTTATCACTCCTTCAGTGGTAGTTTTGTTGGCAAAAGAGGCTGTCAGTGTTATCAATTTGAATATTAGACCTAGGATATACTAATATCTTTTACAAATTTTACAAATCGCTAAAGTAGCTTTTCCAACATAAAGTGCTTCTGGTTTGCAGTgggtttctttttgtgtgtgtaggCAGTAGTTCCTAGTATGAAACGTCAGAATGTATAAGGTCTGAAAGCTTTAATTAGCACGTGGCCATAAATGAGGCTGATTTTTATCTGTAAAGTTTAAATGCAGGTGCTTGACTGTACTCAAAGGAAATAAAGGTAGAAAAATTTTTTCATCATGCTTCCATCCTGCCCCTGGCCCCAGTGTGCCATGGGCAAACCTGGAAAGCATGGATCTATAGCCACTGGATAGCCAGTTTAGAATTGTAACAGAGATTGTAATTCCTTTATGATTTCCATTTTTAGAACCGGGTGAGAGAACTTGCAGTATCAATACGTAATGAGATGGTCAGAAGGCTAAtgtggggagagaagaaaagggtagTGTTGAATAAGACTCCAGAAAGGGGAGCACATCTTGCATAGCAGCTGTTCAGCCACTGTTGACTCCTTTAGGTGTCATAGCAGAAGAAAGCTTTTTAAGGGGAAGTTTTGAGAAGAGGATGTTCTTGATTATCCTCGTTGCATAAAAAGGAGAGTAGGACACAACACGAAGATGctcaaaaagaaaattgaagtggTGGAATTGTCCATGTAAGGGTTTTGGGGGTTAGGACTGTAGGTTtagtgaaatgaaaagcaaactgGTCTTAAGATCAATGTTATGAATTCCAGACAGAGTTAGAACTGTATTTGTCAGGACAGTATTTAATTGGTGGAGAAAATCAATTTCTGGAAGGAAAGGCCAATATTAATCAACATCTGTTTAAAAGCAGTGTTTGTGCATTTTCTTCTCAGTAGTTGTATAAATAATTGTGCTTATTTGATTGGTATGCTCATCAAGAAGCAAGTATCATTGATGTTAATGTTGATTTGCACAGtcttttgctgccagtcagaaccagcttttgaaaagaaagaactgaatgCAGAAATAAATTCAGCAACCTATAAgatagggtggggttttttttttgcaaccTAGGGAAGAATAATACCAGTTATAAATCAGTCAGTCAAAATGAATGACAGTACAAGagcataaatttattttaaagaagggATTTGGGAATTCTTTTAGTTCTGTGGGACTTTATTCCTTACCTTTTCAATGAACACATTCTCCCTTCCTGTGTATAGTTCAAGTTGGACAGTCTTATTTTCTTGTGCCATTAACACTGTGGGATTTACAGAAGTCAGTCTTTGTGTGCAAGTAGAGAGCTACATCCTTGTTTCACCTGAAAGAGGGCTTCTGTCTATTTGTACAAGGTGggttattttgttctgtttccctcATAGAGCTTCACTGTAGAGTACAGGTTCATATATTGTTAGCTCAGGGATGGTTTTTATATAAGACCCTTCCACTCCACAGTACAAATTTATTAGAGTTTGGCTAGTCTGGTACAGCATTAATTAGCTTGAAGCTGTGCTTTGTGTTTAAATAGCTTGAAAATCACTTCATTTTTGCCTCTTGCCAAATGACATTTGTGCTCGAACTATTGAAATATGAAGCATTGCTTTCTTTGTGGTGAGACTATTCCTTTACTTTATGAATTCATTTAATGAGATTGGTATGAAttgaaattgtttttttaaatctcttttttttgggggggggggcgtgtcATTGATTTTAGTGTTTATGTTGTAAGGTAAAAGTGTAAGACTTTgatttggtggtggttttttgccTTTATGCCTGTGAGGAAGTTAGTGTACTCTTACCTTCCCACATGGCATGTGAAGACAGAGAAGCAACTAGCTCCTGGGGAAAACAAGACAGCAGCCACTGTCTTTCATCCCACAGCTAAATACATAGAACTGCATGAAAGATAGTCCCAAAGGAAAAAGATTGTAAAGGAGCTGTTTTGCTTCAGTAATATTTAGTTTATCATAAAGTTCAGAGTTGGCATGGCTCTATGCTGGTGCTGTAGATTATTTTGAGGTGCATGGACACATCTTCCCTTTATTTGAAACTAGTGGCTTCCCTAGTTTTTTGTTGtggtctttttgtttgtttggtgggggttttttggtggtgttttttttgttgtcgtttgtttagtgttttttttttttttttttaagacttgggGCATTGAGATTTGTTGGAATTTGATAACAAGGGGTATATACTGTTGTAAAAAGTTTCACATGCTCTACAACTTCTCCTGTCACCTTAGATGAAGGAAAGAATGCAGTGGATTCAGGTTACCTTCTTTTTTGTCAGCCCTGATGTTCAGGACCCTCTTACTTTTGAAGAATGGTTTCCATATGTGACAGGACTTTATTCCCTAGGGATGACATGTAATCAAAGCACatagaaacaataaaaatgaagttgCTATTAAGGCTAAATTGTCTAGCTGTAAACAAAGTCTCAGGAAAGGACTAAATGCCATTTGCTTTTCCAAAAGTGTACCATATTTAAAGCTGAAGGCAGAGGTCAACTAATGGGTTTTACCCCCAAAATTACCACTGAACAGTGTAATAAGAACAGTAGTAGATTGGAATAAGCAGGATAACTCTATTTCAGAGTATTATTTACAGTTTTTACTCATGGGGTCCTGTTATGTGGAGCAAAGACCACAGAATCAATCCATAGCCAGAACTGCATCcctttctcattaatttttattataatattaCCTCAGAGTCTTGGATATTAATCAGAATCAATTGTTTTAGGTTTCCACGTTACCTACCACAAAAGATGAACCCTGCAGCAGAGAACTGGCAGTCAAtgacaaaccaaaaaccccaaaccacaaggCTGAGAGAGTACTGGAAAACAATATTGTCACATGTCAATATTGGGTGCACTGCCAAACTATTGTAGAGACTTGTATGCATGCGTGCACATTTTGTGTAAGCATaatgagaaaaatgggaataatctgaaaaagaaaaattaatgtctCTCAGAGGTTATCTTGGAGCTGCAATCCTCATTGAAGGAGCAGTTTGAAAGAGCACAGATATACCAGTTTTAAAATCTGGGAGTAACTGGTTAATAACTTGGGAGATCTGGACCTCATTCCAGTAGCAGAGATGGTGGGTCACATGAGGACTGCGAGAAGGCTCTTGCAAGTCTTGGAGACTGGCAGTTTGTTTTATGCAGCAGAGAAACTGCCTGCCAGTGGAGGGTTTGAAAGGCAGTGTCTCCTTGCTAAAGTGGTGGGCTGTGACAgagtttttgacttttttttttgtatgtgggTCTTTCTACTCCCACCGTCACCTCATTCTTCTTATCTCAGCTTTTCCCTCTCCTACCTGCTACTACTGCTGCCTCCTTGACTGCCACCCATTCCAGTGgtgctggtgagaagcctagCCAGGCCAGACTGTAGGAGCTGATTGATGTGGTTTCTGATGCGCTCTGGAGATAATGCTCTTTCTTCTAAGTCATGCCTGTCTCAGCAGCTGGGAATTAATGGGCTGGAAAGATTCATATGCATATGTAATAtatcaaaataataatagtaaagtATCTGTTTAAATGTTTGTAGAGCTGGATCTATGTGGACATTTGTTTATAGGATTGAATTTACAGTGGATATTTACCATGGACTTGATCCAGCGCTATCAAAGTTAGTGAAACTTGGATTGGATCCTGTGGCAGAAATGCCTGCAATCCTTACATTGTTTAATAAACAAACAGCTGAATAATCCTGTTGGATAAAATGGTACAAGGTTGTTCTGGCACTgtttatttgattattttatttcatgactTTGAGAAGATTCATCCATTAGCCAGTTGATTCACTTTGTCTTCCTTAACAACTCTTGGAAGGTCCCATGGTTTTTTATTCTAGGCgctttccagttattttttttttttaagcatgtaCAATGCCTATCTTGCTTGTAGCAAGACTGAGGAAATtcatgggggcagagggggaggaagtatgtctttattttttcatttggcttttgatgagggggaaaaaatagaatttttagtCTGAACTGAGCAGAAAGAAGTCCTTTAAAAGGTCTGAGGTGATCTGATCTAAGGTTTCTGGTGCATCTGATTGCTAGGTGAACATGAGTaggtcatatttattttctgtagatgCTCCATCTCTTTTGCACTGTTGCATTTTTTCAGACACTGCAGAAAGACAAGGCAGCAGTAGTGTAGTTTAAGTAGGTTATTGCTCTATTAACTAACACATTTGGGAACTATCAGGTAGTAACTTATTTGGTTCAGGTCATCTTCCTTTTGCAATCTGCTCTGCATGGTGAGGGATAGTCAGAATTCTCTGTCCTTTCCCCTGAAAGATTGCTCTTCTGCCTTTTGTATGTACAAAAGCAAAGGGTGGAAGTGAAGAAGGGTAGGTTTGCCTGTTGCACAGGGTACTGGAGGTGCCAGTTCTGCCCCTGTTGTCTTCATCTGTTTCTTACCCCGTCCATTGGGGGAAATGGGACTGCAGCGAGTGCTGTGCTAAACACCGTCATCACCGAAGTGTGCAAGTACTGTGGTTCCTCCATCTCTGGTGGGCTTGTAGATCAACTTTTCCTTTCCTAGTACATACTCTACTACAAGGAATCAACAGTTTTCAATGAATTGGCTGTCCTGCTGCTTCCACAAAGAAGGGTTGGTTGTTCCCTTTCTGCTTGCATGATTCAAACAGGTTCTCTATTCCTTCTTCAGGGTTTTCACCTAAGACCAGCTGGCTTCTTTATGAAGCCATTTTAGGCCAAGTCGCTTTTAGTACAGAAGAGAAATGCAAGTAATTCCCTTCAAGAGATAACGCCTTGATCATGCTTGTAGTGAGAATATCAGCAAGCTGAAGGTAACAAGCTAACTGCTAATGTCAATATGCCAAAGAGGGAATCAACACTTGCATCAGGAAAGCTCCAGTACTTGGAGGCAGTGATTCAATGTCTCCTTAGCAGCCACCTTGTACAcagatattattttttaaattatatttttaatacacgAAGCATGTCATGAAATTCTGTTGTGACCTATAAGAACTATCCTTCAGTGTTACATGGCTCTAGTGGTTCAGCCGCATTGAATTTTGACTGAGGTGTAATTGCAGGTAGtaggcttttgtcttttttttagcATAAACCATGTTTTGGGATCTGCCCTTCTACATGATTAGCTTTCTGACTAGCTTCTCAATGCTAAGATTTATTTCAGTTGTTCCACATGGAATTTCCTGAAGTGTTGTGCACTTACACAACTTAAATTGTAGGATTACTAGTTCGAAACTGGCAAACAAGCAttgtgtatctttttttttttttttttgttgaacatTTAGTGCTGTGCATTTCATTTGCACTGTTGCTGTGAAGAGGTAGGAGGGCTGTCAGGAAAGGGATTCTTTCTAAGGTTTTCgtaattacttttttcctagaTGTCAGATATCCCAAAGCAGCTGCAtgtcccccttttctttttctaatggcTATTGATACTGTAATCAAGAGTCAAAATTTCATTAGTGACAGCTGACTGCACTGTGAAATGCTTGCTCCCCTCTCTTGGGGACCTTCGGTCAAATAGACACTTTAAAGGCTGTCTTTTCTATGCTTTTGTTTAATCCAGTTAGCTCCAAAGATTCCTTCTTCAACACATATGTTCTGTTACAAATCTAGTGTTTAGAGATTGTTACTTTCTTCCTCCAGCTGTCAGTTAATCAAAGCCGATGTTTGTGggctgtatttgtgcttaggCCTGACCCACAGTAAGAGCTGATGGTGCGCACTGGGATTACCCCAGACGTGTATTTTCCTGGTGCTTTGGAATTGGGAAAACCAACTTGTTGCTGGTATTGCCTGTCTGCAGATCACAGCTTCTCTCTCCCCTCAGGTACAAGTCTTGGGGGTGAGGCTGTTGTCTGCGAGGCaagttgttaaaaataaaaagaagaaaattgtgttGTCACCTAATAGTTTTGTTGAGGAAGCAATGGTTTAGGGAGAAGGTGGATTTTATTGACTAGTAAGTCATGCCACTTGTGAAACTTCTTTGCAGTCTTCTCTCCTTAAGGtaacagcacaaaggaaaagagGATGAAAATCTAGGTGAAggctttttgtccttttctttgagACTTCCTCTGCGTACAAACACCATGGGCACTAAAGAATTAGGCTAGACATCGAAATTTCTGGCTGCTGTCAGGGTGGGTCCCATGTTCAGGAAACTTAAGCTTGTATTTGAGCGATGTAAGATACTTTTAGGACATAGGGGTTTTgtccattcacagaatcacagaatcagaatcacagaatcagaatcaactaggttggaaaggaccttgaagatcatctagtccaactgttaacctagcactgccagttcccatctacaccatatctctcagcgctatatcaaccctactcttaaacacctccagggatggggactccaccacctccctgggcaatccattccactgcctaataacccgttctgtaaagaaatacttcctgacatctagtctaaaccttctctggcgcaacttgaggccattgcctcttgtcctatcacttgttacttggttaaagagactcatccccagctctctgcaacctcctttcaggcagttgtagaggccgatgaggtctcccctcagcctcctcttctccagactaaacaaccccagttccctcagccgctccttgtacgacgtgctccagacccttcaccagcttcgttgcccttctctggacatgctcgagtaattcaatgtcctttttgtagtgaggggcccaaaactgaacacagtaatcaaggtgcggcctttGTTCTTACAGGCTTTTTGTTCTTACAGGCCTGGCCCTTAGGACCACCATGAATGAGAACTGCAGTCCGTGGCTAACATCCCTGAAGGTTTATAAGCCCCAGCAGTTTGCTTGAAGTATAAACAGTCTTAAATAACAGCATTATGGGAGAgctgtctgtatttctgtttttctatataaaatagCTCTTACTAAAGGTATTTAATTAATCTTAGGTGACCTTGGATACTCTTACCTCCAAGATATTCTGTAGCTAAATATGAGCCTcttcaatgagaaaaaaatatatcttggTGCGAATACTTTACTAATGTAATATAGTACTATTGGaaatgaagaaagggaaaaaagtctcATATTAAAGCAATCCTATAACTTCAGTGGTTGTCTTGGTCTTTTTTTAGGATCATTTACACAAAATTAGTTTTGTAATGTAGCACTGACATGTGCTCTTAGATGCTACGAGGAACCCAGCTGACCTTTAAATATAGCTGATATTAAAAATCATGTGGAATGCTATCCTTTCAAGAAGGGGAACCAAAAGAGTTCTTAATAAACTAAACGTAAATCTTCTGGGTACAACATGTATGGCCATTTATTTATGCACCTACCCTTTGAGAAGTAAGTTTTAAtatgaaagctttttaaaaataaatgttatttcatgCAATGAAACTGAACAGTTTCTCTGATAGCTTTGAAcctgaaaatctgatttttattccccccccccgccccccagttGTTATTGGATTTTAAGTCTTACAGCAAACACAAGTGGAgacaagaataatttaaaattataaaagagACTTCTGTAAAGTATTTTATAGAACAGGTATTTATTGTATTGAATGCAGTCCTATTCATAgtaggatcttttttttcctcattttattaatgttttttaaaacttgttaatTTTATGGAGTGGTGTGGGTGCATTCTGACCTTGCAGTAATTGAGTAGCTAGTGCTAAAATATTGGACAGGGACATGGATAAAAGAGAGTACATACTGTTTGATCACTCTTGGATCATTACTGTGGCTAAGCCTTTCTGTTCTGATGTCACcctatatatatatctctctcatATATATACAGTGGATAAAAGGAAGAGCTTACCTTTGTCTCTTGTAAGGTTGATGTAAGTGTTCCATCTTAGATTCTTAACACTTCAGATGTTGCTGCAAAGTGCAGGTTAACTTGAATTTAAGTGACGACTAGTAAGCATTGGAATGTCTTACTTCATCTCCCACTCTgtattttgttctgctttaaaagaatgattaaaaaagaaaaaggaaaaccaaaaatctttTTATGGTTCTTGCTTGATCTTATGCTGTCATTGCATTTATCTTTTCTGCTCAGTGGTCCATCTTCACATGGTGCTCTGAATTCTTTGTCTTCTTTGGAgtctttctgctgcctttctggTAATCATGGTACAGTGTGTTACTGTCTCACCTTTGGATCATCATGCCAACAGACTTGAACCTCTGTTGCATCCAGGGCCTCGTGTCCCAGCAGATCTCCCCCCATTACTAACTGTGGTAACTCTGTATCTGCCAGCATTCCTTGTGTGCTGTATTGTCTGTGGAGTTGCATTGGGTGCCCCAAAACCTTAAAATTTGTGTCcagaagtaaaatttaaatactactttttcttttaataattgaATTGTGAGTCCTCTTTCCTTCGGGTAGGGATCATTAGGAAAATCTTTAGTTCTTATGTGCTTTTTGGCATAGGAGGTACATCACtgagatttgctttgtttttattttaataccttGGGCAAAACTGCTAACATGAAGGCCTCTATGCTGTTAGCATACACTGAACTACTGAACCCAGAAGAATTAAAACATCTCAGATGTTTCTGTGCTATTGTTCAGGATAGGATTTTGCATTATTTGTAATGGAGTTTAACTGCAGGCTGCCAGAAGGTGTGGTCTTGCTGGATCTAGTATtgttttccttgggtttttttttgcagccAGAGGGTGAACCAGATCAGCTTGTTGTAAAGTTAGTATTGTCTTTGTTATGTTCAGTCAGATCACCGAGCTGATCCGATTCACCCAGTGCGACTGGCAGTACAGTCACTCAGTCAAGCTCAAGGGAGAGGTTGGGAGCATCCAAGCAGGTGCCCCTTTCACAGCAGCCTGCAGCTGGACCCAATTAAGGTGTTAATCAACAGGGATGTGCTGATGTTTTCTGTCTATCTTCTAGTGCCCcagaaattgtgtgtgtgtgtggtatttgcaaaaatattttattgtagaTAATGCTCCCATAGAAATATGAGCTATAATCCACTTTTTAAAGTATGGTAAATTTGTTGTGAGGAGAACTCTCTAATTATTATTCTTTGCCTTCCTTTCCCCCCTGTATTATATATTGAGTCAGTAGAATAATACATCGAGATTCCTTGCCTATACATATCCTGGGTTTATACTACTTAAAGCTTTAAACAACCAAATGTTAACAAATCTCCTGTGACACTTTCATCCACCTTTTACAGAAAGTTATTTGTAACCTATAGTTTTTGATAACAGTTTATATTATTTCCTCAGAAGTGTTTGGGGCCTGCTCTTTCATTAGGAGTGGGCCATTTAAGCATAAAGGCTGGGGGACTATTGGGATGATGTGCTGGGACTGGACAGCTGATTAGTTATGAACACTACTTACTGACAGCAGCAATCCCCACTGCAGATGgtgttttctgaaaagaaaattgctGCTTTCAAGGATTTTGTAACAGCATTTTCTGAACAGTTAGCTGATGAGTGatctttaaaagatattttatagtCTGTAGCATCTGAGAAGGGAAGAGATCAATACTGTATACACTGTAGATCAAGAACGATAAGAATAATGTTTAATAATTTGAGAAggatttgatttaatatttttctggttttgtggtgtgtttttttcttccctctccaatCTGACTTGCTGGTCTGGAATTTTTGTTTCTGCAGGGGAAAGCTACGTATGTGGTTCCATAGAACCCTTCAAGAAACTGGAGTACACGAAGAATGTAAACCCAAACTGGTCAGTGAATGTTAAGACAACTTCTACTTCTCGTTCAGTGCCGTCTCTTGCCACTGCTAAAGGAGGTACTCCAGATGCAAAAGAGAATAAGGATTTCATT belongs to Strix uralensis isolate ZFMK-TIS-50842 chromosome 2, bStrUra1, whole genome shotgun sequence and includes:
- the DCLK1 gene encoding serine/threonine-protein kinase DCLK1 isoform X4; the protein is MSFGRDMELEHFDERDKAQRYGRGSRVNGLPSPTHSAHCSFYRTRTLQTLSSEKKAKKVRFYRNGDRYFKGIVYAISPDRFRSFEALLADLTRTLSDNVNLPQGVRTIYTIDGSKKISSLDQLVEGESYVCGSIEPFKKLEYTKNVNPNWSVNVKTTSTSRSVPSLATAKGGTPDAKENKDFIRPKLVTIIRSGVKPRKAVRILLNKKTAHSFEQVLTDITDAIKLDSGVVKRLYTLDGKQVMCLQDFFGDDDIFIACGPEKFRYQDDFLLDESECRVVKSTSYTKIASTSRRSTTKSPGPSRRSKSPASTSSVNGTPGSQLSTPRSGKSPSPSPTSPGSLRKQRDLYRPLSSDDMDSVGDSV